One Vitis riparia cultivar Riparia Gloire de Montpellier isolate 1030 chromosome 4, EGFV_Vit.rip_1.0, whole genome shotgun sequence genomic window carries:
- the LOC117912215 gene encoding glutaredoxin-C6, with protein sequence MQGVRRFRTLTEGGVRLELTPTTNSPLAIDVTESTEMRIQRLISENPVIIFSRPSCCMCHVMKRLLSTIGVHPTVIELDDEEIGALAAHSADSTSTAPVAPAVFIGGTRVGGLESLVALHLSGHLVPRLVEVGALWV encoded by the coding sequence ATGCAAGGTGTGCGGCGCTTCCGGACGTTAACGGAGGGCGGCGTCCGCCTGGAGCTCACTCCCACCACCAACTCCCCGCTGGCCATCGACGTCACTGAATCAACCGAGATGAGGATCCAGCGCCTCATCTCCGAGAACCCAGTCATCATCTTCAGCCGTCCCTCCTGCTGCATGTGCCACGTCATGAAGCGCCTGCTCTCCACCATCGGCGTGCACCCCACCGTCATCGAATTGGACGACGAGGAGATCGGAGCCCTCGCCGCCCACTCCGCCGACTCCACCTCCACCGCCCCCGTCGCCCCCGCCGTCTTCATCGGCGGCACACGTGTCGGAGGCCTGGAGAGCCTCGTGGCCCTCCACCTCAGCGGCCACCTCGTCCCTCGCCTCGTCGAAGTTGGTGCTCTCTGGGTATGA
- the LOC117912294 gene encoding probable ADP,ATP carrier protein At5g56450: MGEEEGDEGDLRSRTRASGPPKWLTSFQKDLTAGAVMGGVVHTIVAPIERAKLLLQTQESNVAIIAGRHRRFKGMCDCIVRTVREEGILSLWRGNGSSVLRYYPSVALNFSLKDLYKNMLRCSNSLDGHVTYGVSANFIAGAAAGCTTLIIIYPLDIAHTRLAADVGKTEARQFRGIYHFLNTILKKDGIQGIYRGLPASLHGMVVHRGLYFGGFDTIKEMLSEESKPELALWKRWAAAQAVTTSAGLLSYPLDTVRRRMMMQSGLERPMYRSTLECWRTIYRTEGVASFYRGAVSNMFRSTGSAAILVLYDEVKKFMNWSGF, from the exons ATGGGTGAGGAGGAGGGAGATGAGGGTGACCTAAGATCAAGAACGAGAGCATCAGGGCCGCCCAAATGGCTGACCAGCTTCCAGAAAGATCTGACGGCGGGAGCGGTGATGGGGGGTGTGGTGCACACGATCGTGGCCCCAATTGAGAGAGCCAAGCTTCTGCTGCAGACCCAGGAGAGCAACGTTGCTATCATCGCCGGCCGCCACCGGAGGTTCAAGGGCATGTGTGATTGTATCGTTCGTACGGTCAGGGAAGAGGGCATTCTCTCTCTGTGGAGGGGCAATGGGAGTAGCGTTTTACGTTATTACCCCTCCGTTGCTCTCAATTTCTCCCTTAAG GATCTTTACAAGAATATGCTGAGGTGCAGCAATTCTCTAGATGGTCATGTTACATATGGTGTGTCTGCCAACTTCATAGCAGGCGCTGCTGCAGGTTGTACAACACTAATTATCATCTACCCACTTGATATTGCACACACCCGCCTCGCTGCAGACGTTGGAAAAACCGAAGCTCGTCAGTTCCGCGGAATCTACCATTTCCTGAATACCATACTGAAGAAAGATGGGATTCAAGGGATCTACAGGGGGCTTCCTGCCTCCCTACATGGAATGGTTGTTCACAGGGGCCTTTACTTTGGGGGTTTTGACACAATCAAAGAAATGCTCTCAGAAGAATCCAAACCAGAGTTGGCGTTATGGAAACGATGGGCGGCAGCACAAGCAGTGACAACATCTGCAGGGCTGTTGTCGTATCCATTGGACACAGTTCGAAGGCGAATGATGATGCAGTCAGGCTTGGAACGACCCATGTACAGAAGCACCTTGGAGTGCTGGAGGACAATCTATAGAACAGAGGGGGTGGCTTCATTTTACCGTGGGGCGGTTTCAAACATGTTTAGGAGTACTGGGAGTGCTGCCATTTTGGTTTTGTACGATGAAGTGAAGAAGTTCATGAATTGGAGCGGATTCTAA
- the LOC117912550 gene encoding beta-fructofuranosidase, insoluble isoenzyme CWINV1-like isoform X3, with product MEISAIWAVGLCLFLARHGIEAEASYPSCRNLQSNPTEQPYRTAYHFQPPKNWMNDPNGPMYYNGVYHLFYQYNPYAAVWGNITWAHSTSYDLVNWVHLELAIKPTDPFDINGCWSGSATILPGEEPVIIYTGKDSQNQQVQNLAVPKNISDPLLREWIKSPHNPLMTPIDGIDASNFRDPTTAWQGSDKVWRILVGSLINGHGTALLYRSRDFVNWTKSQTPLHSSNKTGMWECPDFYPVSISSRNGVETSVQNAETRHVLKASFNGNDYYIMGKYVPETDNYLVETDFLDAGSDLRYDYGKFYASKTFFDAAKKRRILWAWIQEADKDTEKGWSGLQSFPRSVLLDQNGQRLVQWPVKEIAILHKNQVTFHNKELRGGSVIEVSGITASQADVEVSFDFPHLEEAELMDPSWTDPQALCSQKNASVKGGMGPFGLLVLASNNLTEQTAIFFRIFKSTQEKHIVLMCSDQSRSSLRQDVDKTIYGAFVDIDLNHEKISLRSLIDHSIVESFGGKGKTCITARVYPELAINTEAHLYAFNNGNQTVNISTLSAWSMKNAEMVPTN from the exons ATGGAGATATCTGCAATTTGGGCTGTTGGGTTGTGCCTTTTTCTGGCTAGACATGGGATTGAGGCAGAGGCCTCTTATCCTAGTTGCAGAAATCTTCAATCTAATCCAACAGAGCAGCCTTACAGGACTGCCTACCACTTCCAGCCTCCGAAAAACTGGATGAATG ATCCTAATG GGCCAATGTACTACAATGGAGTTTACCATTTGTTCTATCAGTACAATCCCTATGCTGCAGTATGGGGTAACATTACATGGGCACATTCCACATCTTATGATCTTGTCAATTGGGTTCATCTTGAACTTGCTATTAAACCAACTGACCCTTTTGACATCAATGGTTGCTGGTCTGGTTCTGCCACAATCCTTCCCGGAGAAGAACCTGTTATTATATACACTGGAAAAGATTCTCAAAACCAACAAGTCCAAAACTTGGCTGTGCCCAAGAACATATCTGACCCACTCCTTAGAGAATGGATAAAATCACCCCATAATCCTCTAATGACTCCTATCGATGGCATTGATGCAAGCAATTTCAGAGACCCTACCACTGCTTGGCAAGGCTCAGACAAAGTATGGAGAATTCTTGTTGGAAGCCTGATAAATGGTCATGGCACAGCACTTCTTTATCGAAGTAGAGACTTTGTGAACTGGACAAAGAGCCAAACCCCTCTTCATTCATCCAATAAAACTGGAATGTGGGAGTGTCCAGACTTCTACCCTGTCAGTATTAGCAGCAGAAATGGGGTTGAAACCTCTGTTCAAAATGCAGAGACACGGCATGTGCTTAAGGCAAGCTTCAATGGGAATGACTACTACATAATGGGAAAATATGTGCCTGAAACCGATAACTATCTGGTTGAGACTGATTTCCTGGATGCGGGTTCAGATTTGAGATATGATTATGGGAAATTTTATGCATCCAAAACATTTTTTGATGCTGCGAAAAAGAGGCGGATACTGTGGGCCTGGATACAAGAAGCTGACAAAGATACTGAAAAAGGATGGTCTGGGCTTCAG TCCTTCCCTAGAAGTGTTTTGCTCGATCAAAATGGCCAACGATTAGTACAGTGGCCGGTCAAAGAAATAGCGATACTACACAAGAACCAAGTGACCTTCCACAATAAGGAGCTGAGGGGTGGTTCAGTAATTGAAGTTTCTGGTATCACAGCTTCTCAG GCTGATGTAGAAGTTTCATTTGATTTCCCACATTTGGAAGAAGCTGAGCTGATGGATCCAAGTTGGACTGATCCCCAAGCCCTCTGTAGTCAAAAGAATGCATCAGTTAAAGGCGGGATGGGGCCATTTGGCTTGTTGGTTTTGGCTTCAAACAATTTGACAGAACAAACTGCAATCTTCTTTCGCATCTTCAAAAGTACTCAAGAGAAACACATCGTGCTTATGTGCAGTGATCAGAGCAG GTCCTCTTTGAGACAAGACGTGGACAAAACCATCTATGGAGCTTTTGTTGATATAGACCTTAATCACGAGAAGATTTCGCTCAGAAGCTTG ATTGACCATTCTATTGTTGAGAGTTTTGGGGGGAAGGGGAAGACTTGCATTACTGCCAGGGTTTATCCAGAGTTGGCTATTAATACAGAAGCACACCTTTATGCATTTAACAATGGAAATCAGACTGTGAATATCTCAACACTTAGTGCTTGGAGCATGAAGAATGCTGAGATGGTTCCTACCAATTGA
- the LOC117912550 gene encoding beta-fructofuranosidase, insoluble isoenzyme CWINV1-like isoform X1 codes for MLQSINCHRDGGTSAVMLRKEMGRFGIWVLGLCLMVGGHGIEGETSHHSYRNLQSDPADQPYRTAYHFQPPKNWMNDPNGPMYYNGVYHLFYQYNPYAAVWGNITWAHSTSYDLVNWVHLELAIKPTDPFDINGCWSGSATILPGEEPVIIYTGKDSQNQQVQNLAVPKNISDPLLREWIKSPHNPLMTPIDGIDASNFRDPTTAWQGSDKVWRILVGSLINGHGTALLYRSRDFVNWTKSQTPLHSSNKTGMWECPDFYPVSISSRNGVETSVQNAETRHVLKASFNGNDYYIMGKYVPETDNYLVETDFLDAGSDLRYDYGKFYASKTFFDAAKKRRILWAWIQEADKDTEKGWSGLQSFPRSVLLDQNGQRLVQWPVKEIAILHKNQVTFHNKELRGGSVIEVSGITASQADVEVSFDFPHLEEAELMDPSWTDPQALCSQKNASVKGGMGPFGLLVLASNNLTEQTAIFFRIFKSTQEKHIVLMCSDQSRSSLRQDVDKTIYGAFVDIDLNHEKISLRSLIDHSIVESFGGKGKTCITARVYPELAINTEAHLYAFNNGNQTVNISTLSAWSMKNAEMVPTN; via the exons ATGCTTCAAAG TATTAATTGCCATAGGGACGGAGGGACATCTGCTGTAATGCTGAGGAAAGAGATGGGGAGATTTGGGATTTGGGTTCTGGGGTTGTGCCTTATGGTGGGTGGACATGGGATTGAGGGAGAGACTTCTCATCATAGTTACAGAAATCTTCAATCTGATCCAGCGGACCAGCCTTACAGGACCGCCTACCACTTCCAGCCTCCCAAAAACTGGATGAATG ATCCTAATG GGCCAATGTACTACAATGGAGTTTACCATTTGTTCTATCAGTACAATCCCTATGCTGCAGTATGGGGTAACATTACATGGGCACATTCCACATCTTATGATCTTGTCAATTGGGTTCATCTTGAACTTGCTATTAAACCAACTGACCCTTTTGACATCAATGGTTGCTGGTCTGGTTCTGCCACAATCCTTCCCGGAGAAGAACCTGTTATTATATACACTGGAAAAGATTCTCAAAACCAACAAGTCCAAAACTTGGCTGTGCCCAAGAACATATCTGACCCACTCCTTAGAGAATGGATAAAATCACCCCATAATCCTCTAATGACTCCTATCGATGGCATTGATGCAAGCAATTTCAGAGACCCTACCACTGCTTGGCAAGGCTCAGACAAAGTATGGAGAATTCTTGTTGGAAGCCTGATAAATGGTCATGGCACAGCACTTCTTTATCGAAGTAGAGACTTTGTGAACTGGACAAAGAGCCAAACCCCTCTTCATTCATCCAATAAAACTGGAATGTGGGAGTGTCCAGACTTCTACCCTGTCAGTATTAGCAGCAGAAATGGGGTTGAAACCTCTGTTCAAAATGCAGAGACACGGCATGTGCTTAAGGCAAGCTTCAATGGGAATGACTACTACATAATGGGAAAATATGTGCCTGAAACCGATAACTATCTGGTTGAGACTGATTTCCTGGATGCGGGTTCAGATTTGAGATATGATTATGGGAAATTTTATGCATCCAAAACATTTTTTGATGCTGCGAAAAAGAGGCGGATACTGTGGGCCTGGATACAAGAAGCTGACAAAGATACTGAAAAAGGATGGTCTGGGCTTCAG TCCTTCCCTAGAAGTGTTTTGCTCGATCAAAATGGCCAACGATTAGTACAGTGGCCGGTCAAAGAAATAGCGATACTACACAAGAACCAAGTGACCTTCCACAATAAGGAGCTGAGGGGTGGTTCAGTAATTGAAGTTTCTGGTATCACAGCTTCTCAG GCTGATGTAGAAGTTTCATTTGATTTCCCACATTTGGAAGAAGCTGAGCTGATGGATCCAAGTTGGACTGATCCCCAAGCCCTCTGTAGTCAAAAGAATGCATCAGTTAAAGGCGGGATGGGGCCATTTGGCTTGTTGGTTTTGGCTTCAAACAATTTGACAGAACAAACTGCAATCTTCTTTCGCATCTTCAAAAGTACTCAAGAGAAACACATCGTGCTTATGTGCAGTGATCAGAGCAG GTCCTCTTTGAGACAAGACGTGGACAAAACCATCTATGGAGCTTTTGTTGATATAGACCTTAATCACGAGAAGATTTCGCTCAGAAGCTTG ATTGACCATTCTATTGTTGAGAGTTTTGGGGGGAAGGGGAAGACTTGCATTACTGCCAGGGTTTATCCAGAGTTGGCTATTAATACAGAAGCACACCTTTATGCATTTAACAATGGAAATCAGACTGTGAATATCTCAACACTTAGTGCTTGGAGCATGAAGAATGCTGAGATGGTTCCTACCAATTGA
- the LOC117912550 gene encoding beta-fructofuranosidase, insoluble isoenzyme CWINV1-like isoform X2, translating to MEISAIWAVGLCLFLARHGIEAEASYPSCRNLQSNPTEQPYRTAYHFQPPKNWMNDPNGPMYYNGVYHLFYQYNPYAAVWGNITWAHSISYDLVNWVHLDHALNPTDPFDINGCWTGSATILPGEEPVIIYTGADTQNLQVQNMAVPKNISDPLLREWIKSPRNPLMSPTNGIDANNFRDPTTAWQGPDKVWRIIVGSLINDHGTALLYRSRDFVNWTKSQTPLHSSNKTGMWECPDFYPVSTRTGVETSVQNADTQHVLKASFNGNDYYTIGKYVPETDTYLVETDFLDAGSDLRYDYGEFYASKTFFDAAKKRRILWAWIQESDISSADIEKGWSGLQSIPRSVLLDQTGRQLVQWPIKEIEELRENQVTLLNKEVRGGSVLEVPGITASQVDVEVSFDFPHFKEAEVLDPSWVDPQLLCTQKNASVKGSIGPFGLLVLASKDLTEQTAIFFHIFKTHNKKYVVLMCSDQSRSSLRQDVDKTSYGAFVDIDPLREKISLRGLIDHSIVESFGGEGRSCITARVYPELAINKEAHLYVFNNGTQSVKISRLDAWSMKKAEIVPTNRRRNSHFN from the exons ATGGAGATATCTGCAATTTGGGCTGTTGGGTTGTGCCTTTTTCTGGCTAGACATGGGATTGAGGCAGAGGCCTCTTATCCTAGTTGCAGAAATCTTCAATCTAATCCAACAGAGCAGCCTTACAGGACTGCCTACCACTTCCAGCCTCCGAAAAACTGGATGAATG ACCCTAATG GGCCAATGTACTACAATGGTGTTTACCATCTGTTCTATCAGTACAATCCCTATGCTGCAGTATGGGGAAACATTACATGGGCCCATTCCATATCTTATGATCTTGTCAATTGGGTTCATCTTGATCATGCTCTTAATCCAACTGATCCTTTTGACATCAATGGTTGTTGGACTGGTTCTGCCACAATACTTCCCGGAGAAGAACCTGTCATTATATACACTGGGGCAGATACTCAAAACCTACAAGTCCAAAACATGGCAGTGCCCAAGAACATATCTGATCCACTCCTTAGAGAATGGATAAAATCACCCCGTAATCCCCTAATGAGTCCTACTAACGGCATTGATGCAAACAATTTCAGAGACCCTACCACTGCTTGGCAAGGCCCAGACAAAGTATGGAGAATCATTGTTGGAAGCCTGATAAATGATCATGGTACAGCCCTTCTTTATCGAAGTAGAGATTTTGTGAACTGGACAAAGAGCCAAACCCCTCTTCATTCATCCAATAAAACTGGAATGTGGGAGTGTCCAGACTTCTACCCTGTCAGTACCAGAACTGGGGTTGAGACCTCTGTTCAAAATGCAGATACACAGCATGTGCTTAAGGCAAGCTTCAATGGGAATGACTACTACACAATAGGAAAATATGTGCCTGAAACCGATACCTATCTGGTCGAGACTGACTTCTTGGATGCTGGTTCGGATTTGAGATATGATTATGGGGAATTTTATGCTTCCAAAACATTTTTTGATGCTGCGAAAAAGCGGCGGATACTGTGGGCCTGGATACAAGAATCTGACATTTCATCGGCTGATATTGAAAAAGGGTGGTCTGGGCTTCAG TCCATTCCTAGGAGTGTTTTGCTCGATCAAACTGGACGGCAATTAGTACAGTGGCCTATCAAAGAAATCGAGGAACTACGTGAAAACCAAGTGACCCTCTTAAATAAGGAGGTCAGGGGTGGTTCTGTACTTGAAGTTCCTGGTATTACAGCTTCACAG GTTGATGTAGAAGTTTCATTTGATTTCCCACATTTCAAAGAAGCAGAGGTCTTGGATCCCAGTTGGGTTGATCCCCAACTGCTCTGTACTCAAAAGAATGCATCTGTTAAAGGCAGCATTGGGCCATTTGGTCTGTTGGTTTTGGCCTCTAAGGATCTGACAGAACAAACTGCAATCTTCTTTCACATATTCAAAACTCATAATAAGAAATACGTTGTGCTTATGTGCAGTGATCAGAGCAG GTCATCTTTGAGGCAAGACGTTGATAAAACAAGCTATGGAGCTTTTGTTGATATAGATCCTCTTCGTGAGAAGATTTCCCTTAGAGGCTTG ATAGACCATTCTATTGTTGAGAGTTTTGGTGGGGAAGGGAGGAGCTGCATAACTGCAAGGGTTTATCCAGAGTTGGCTATTAATAAAGAAGCACACTTGTATGTATTTAACAATGGAACTCAAAGTGTGAAAATCTCAAGACTTGATGCTTGGAGCATGAAGAAAGCTGAGATTGTTCCTACCAATAGAAGAAGAAACTCCCATTTCAACTAA
- the LOC117912552 gene encoding protein indeterminate-domain 7-like translates to MLKGLMVDENMSNLTSASGEASASSGTRNETSNMYPQQSFVSANQAPAAAKKKRSLPGNPDPNAEVVALSPKTLQATNRFICEICNKGFQRDQNLQLHRRGHNLPWKLKQRTNKEVRKKVYVCPEPTCVHHDPSRALGDLTGIKKHFSRKHGEKKWKCEKCSKRYAVQSDWKAHSKICGTREYRCDCGTLFSRRDSFITHRAFCDALAEESARAITGNPLLSSQPGSSSSHLNLQPQLHSHGLQAVLSLKREQEQHHSFNLKPDIPPWLACPPVVEAGPGPPSIDLSSSLFSASLDHPLIYHENPNPNSTLPSFHHTASPHMSATALLQQAAQMGVTMSKPSPSPPMLRPHQAHMSAANAGFSSTAVATSTAGSDLGLSSRDEMASGFIHGLASFGSKAAVTSGFMEHVATGAGAGAAAPSLFHDMMSSLSSASGFGGPSFEEAFNGMLNPKRENNLQEITKTAMTKSHFSRSDHEGGGGGNDGLTRDFLGLRAFSHRDFLNIPGLDQMNSASPYEQQNQNQTPWQG, encoded by the exons atgttgaagggTTTGATGGTAGATGAGAATATGTCCAATTTGACTTCTGCATCTGGGGAAGCAAGTGCTTCTTCAGGTACCAGAAATGAAACAAGCAACATGTACCCACAACAGTCTTTTGTTTCAGCAAATCAAGCACCAGCAGCagcaaagaagaagagaagtctTCCAGGCAATCCAg ACCCAAATGCAGAAGTGGTAGCTTTATCACCCAAGACTCTCCAAGCAACCAACAGATTTATATGCGAGATCTGTAACAAAGGGTTTCAGAGAGATCAGAACCTCCAGCTCCACAGAAGAGGCCACAATCTGCCATGGAAGCTGAAGCAAAGAACAAACAAAGAGGTGAGGAAGAAGGTGTATGTGTGCCCAGAGCCTACATGTGTACACCATGACCCTTCAAGGGCTCTTGGAGACCTCACAGGAATCAAGAAGCACTTTTCCAGAAAGCATGGGGAGAAGAAGTGGAAATGTGAAAAGTGCTCCAAGCGTTATGCTGTTCAATCAGATTGGAAGGCTCACTCCAAGATTTGTGGCACAAGAGAGTATAGATGTGATTGTGGAACCCTTTTCTCCAG GAGGGACAGTTTCATCACTCACAGGGCCTTCTGTGATGCTTTAGCAGAAGAGAGTGCAAGGGCAATCACAGGAAACCCACTTCTCTCCTCACAACCTGGCTCTTCATCCTCCCATCTTAATCTCCAACCCCAACTCCATAGCCATGGTCTCCAAGCAGTACTGTCACTGAAAAGAGAACAAGAACAGCACCACAGTTTCAATCTAAAACCAGATATTCCACCATGGTTAGCTTGCCCACCAGTGGTTGAAGCAGGCCCAGGCCCCCCATCTATTGATCTCTCCTCCTCATTATTCTCTGCAAGTCTAGACCATCCCTTGATATACcatgaaaaccctaaccctaattcCACGCTTCCATCTTTCCATCACACAGCTTCTCCACACATGTCTGCAACTGCATTGCTGCAACAAGCTGCACAGATGGGTGTAACAATGAGCAAGCCTTCTCCATCACCACCCATGCTCAGACCCCACCAAGCTCACATGTCTGCAGCCAATGCTGGTTTCAGTTCTACAGCAGTAGCCACATCTACAGCTGGTTCTGATCTGGGTTTGTCTTCACGTGATGAGATGGCAAGTGGGTTCATTCATGGCTTGGCTTCTTTTGGGAGTAAAGCTGCTGTTACCTCTGGTTTCATGGAACATGTAGCTACAGGAGCAGGAGCAGGAGCTGCAGCTCCTTCTctatttcatgacatgatgaGTTCTTTGTCTTCTGCCAGTGGGTTTGGAGGCCCATCTTTTGAAGAGGCTTttaatgggatgttgaatccAAAGAGAGAGAATAATCTTCAAGAAATCACCAAAACAGCAATGACAAAATCCCATTTCAGCAGAAGTGATCATGAAGGTGGTGGTGGCGGCAATGATGGCTTGACAAGAGATTTCTTGGGTCTTAGAGCATTCTCTCATAGAGACTTTCTCAATATTCCTGGGCTTGATCAGATGAATTCTGCTTCTCCCTATGAGCAGcagaatcaaaatcaaacacctTGGCAAGGTTAG